One Rosa chinensis cultivar Old Blush chromosome 3, RchiOBHm-V2, whole genome shotgun sequence DNA window includes the following coding sequences:
- the LOC112194274 gene encoding beta-glucosidase 24 — MEFSPTWLRISQRMMCAIAFIACFSPVTVNAKIKFQALHINISNPKELKVKWSDFPNDFAFGVSTAAAQIEGSTNKAGRGPSVWDEFVKTFPERIADHSTMSTAIDSYKRYKEDVKAVKALGVDSYRFSISWTRILPKGTLSGGINQEGIDHYNNLIDELIKNGITPYVTILHFDPPQALTVKYGGFLDRSFVDDFKDYSELCFKIYGDRVKNWITINEPFIIAKMGYDLGVAPPGRCSIPGGHFHYCTAGNSSTEPYIVVHNLLLAHATVVKLYREKFQTKQGGQIGWSLVGSYVEPYSNSSEDKAAAKRILDFELGWFMEPIVYGHYPKSMRRLVRKRLPRFTKEEKKLIKGSFDFIGINYYTSRYGRNIPARLDMPNFYRYDPLADGSMFILSYPQGLKKLLKFMKRKYQSPKIYISENGITEAKDDKRGLDVALKDPHRIECILRHLYMIKQAIKKGVNVKGYFHWALFDDFEWGEGYIPRYGLYYVDYNDNLKRIPKESAKWLPKFLKGEDAIHVKA, encoded by the exons ATGGAGTTTTCACCAACATGGTTAAGGATTTCACAGAGGATGATGTGTGCTATTGCTTTCATTGCCTGTTTTTCACCAG TTACGGTGAATGCTAAGATAAAGTTCCAGGCATTGCACATCAATATATCAAACCCTAAAGAATTAAAAGTGAAGTGGTCCGACTTCCCCAATGATTTTGCATTTGGAGTCAGCACTGCTGCTGCACAG ATTGAAGGATCAACAAATAAAGCAGGACGAGGACCAAGTGTTTGGGACGAGTTTGTTAAGACATTCCCAG AACGCATTGCAGACCATTCTACCATGTCTACCGCAATCGACTCATACAAGCGATACAAG GAAGATGTGAAGGCAGTGAAAGCCCTTGGAGTTGATTCTTATAGATTTTCCATCTCTTGGACCAGGATTCTCCCCA AGGGAACCTTGAGTGGAGGAATAAACCAAGAGGGTATTGATCACTACAACAACTTGATTGATGAACTAATCAAGAATG GCATCACACCCTATGTAACCATATTACATTTTGATCCACCACAAGCCTTGACAGTCAAGTATGGAGGCTTTCTCGATCGCTCCTTTGT GGATGACTTTAAGGATTACAGTGAACTTTGCTTTAAGATCTATGGAGATAGAGTCAAAAATTGGATTACAATCAACGAGCCTTTTATTATAGCCAAAATGGGCTATGATCTTGGGGTTGCTCCACCAGGCAGGTGTTCCATACCAGGTGGTCATTTCCATTATTGCACAGCTGGAAATTCATCTACTGAACCTTACATTGTGGTTCATAACCTTCTCCTTGCCCATGCCACTGTTGTTAAGCTCTATAGAGAAAAGTTTCAG ACAAAACAAGGTGGACAAATTGGATGGAGTCTTGTAGGTTCCTATGTTGAGCCTTATTCAAATTCATCTGAGGACAAAGCTGCAGCAAAAAGAATTTTGGACTTTGAACTTGGATG GTTCATGGAACCAATAGTATATGGACATTATCCAAAGAGTATGAGGCGCTTGGTCAGGAAAAGGCTACCCCGTTTCaccaaagaagagaagaaattgATTAAAGGATCCTTTGATTTCATTGGCATCAACTATTATACCTCGAGATATGGTAGAAACATTCCAGCACGTCTAGATATGCCAAACTTCTATCGCTATGATCCTCTA GCTGATGGTAGCATGTTCATCTTGTCTTATCCACAAGGTCTCAAGAAACTTTTGAAGTTCATGAAGCGAAAATACCAGAGCCCTAAGATCTacatttccgaaaatggaattACAGAGGCAAAGGACGATAAGCGTGGACTTGATGTAGCACTGAAGGATCCACATAGAATTGAATGTATTCTTCGGCATTTGTACATGATCAAGCAGGCCATAAA GAAGGGTGTGAACGTCAAAGGATATTTCCACTGGGCTTTATTTGACGATTTTGAGTGGGGGGAAGGCTATATCCCAAGGTACGGGCTTTATTATGTCGACTACAATGACAATCTCAAGCGCATTCCTAAGGAATCTGCAAAGTGGCTCCCTAAATTCCTAAAAGGCGAAGATGCGATACATGTCAAAGCTTAG
- the LOC112194999 gene encoding transcription factor E2FA isoform X2, whose translation MSGCARAPSRQPGPPPPPATGGGSQIVPPMRRHLVFESNKPPFFPPADYHQFSGGAQRPADQEPEAIVVRSPQFIRKGAVDNNEAENNDWTSSPGYNNMIQSPLQTPVSTTKAGRTNNRTKASKGKSGPQTPASNAGSPCPLTPAGSCRFDSSLGLLTKKFINLIKQAEDGILDLNKAAETLEVQKRRIYDITNVLEGIGLIEKKLKNRIRWKGFDASRPGDLDADLSILQGEVESLSLKERSLDDRIREMEEKLRDLSGDENNRKWLFVTEEDIKGLPCFQNETLIAIKAPHGTTLEVPDPDEAVDYPQRRYRIILRSTMGPIDVYLVSQFEEKFDDINGVEPPASFPIVSGSGSNEQSTTEMVNGQNRGKEIDPRAQQAQVDQTCSDVNASQEFGGGMMRIVPSDVDNDADYWLLSGVDVSITDMWRTDSIEWNGEDMLNADFGLPDVSTPRPQTPPSGIVEVPSHAVNFSQR comes from the exons ATGTCCGGCTGCGCTCGAGCTCCCAGCCGACAACCAgggccgccgccgccgccggccACTGGAGGCGGCAGCCAGATCGTGCCGCCGATGAGGCGCCACCTAGTGTTCGAGTCGAATAAGCCGCCGTTTTTTCCTCCGGCTGATTATCATCAATTTTCCGGGGGAGCTCAGAGGCCGGCGGACCAGGAGCCGGAAGCTATTGTTGTTCGATCTCCG CAATTTATAAGGAAGGGTGCAGTGGACAACAATGAAGCGGAGAACAACGATTGGACTAGCAGTCCAGGATATAATAATATGATTCAAAGTCCCCTTCAAACCCCTGTGTCTACTACAAAAGCAGGAAGGACAAACAACAGAACAAAGGCTTCAAAGGGCAAATCTGGGCCTCAGACACCTGCATCAAATGCTG GTTCTCCTTGTCCTCTTACTCCAGCTGGCAGCTGTCGTTTTGACAGTTCTCTAG GTCTATTGACAAAAAAATTCATCAATTTGATTAAGCAAGCAGAAGATGGAATCCTTGATCTAAACAAAGCAGCAGAAACTTTAGAG GTGCAGAAGAGGCGGATATATGACATCACAAATGTCTTGGAAGGCATAGGTCTCATAGAAAAGAAGCTCAAGAACAGAATACGTTGGAA GGGATTTGATGCTTCAAGGCCAGGAGATCTGGATGCTGATCTCTCTATATTACAG GGAGAAGTGGAAAGCCTATCTTTAAAAGAGCGCAGCTTAGATGACCGAATAAG AGAGATGGAAGAAAAGTTGAGGGATTTAAGTGGAGATGAAAACAACCGAAA GTGGCTTTTTGTGACTGAAGAAGACATTAAGGGCCTACCGTGCTTCCAG AATGAAACCCTGATAGCAATTAAAGCTCCACATGGAACCACCTTGGAAGTCCCAGATCCCGATGAA GCTGTCGACTATCCACAACGGAGATACAGGATAATACTTAGAAGCACAATGGGACCCATTGACGTGTACCTTGTCAG TCAATTTGAGGAGAAGTTTGATGACATCAATGGAGTTGAGCCACCTGCTAGCTTCCCAATTGTTTCTGGTTCTGGCTCTAATGAGCAATCAACAACAGAAATGGTCAATGGACAAAACAGAGGGAAGGAAATTGATCCTAGGGCGCAACAAGCTCAAGTTGATCAGACGTGCTCTGATGTAAATGCTTCTCAGGAGTTTGGTGGGGGAATGATGAGGATTGTTCCTTCTGATGTTGAT AATGATGCAGACTACTGGCTTTTGTCTGGTGTTGATGTTAGCATTACGGATATGTGGAGAACAGACT CTATTGAATGGAATGGGGAAGACATGCTTAATGCTGATTTTGGACTGCCCGATGTAAGTACCCCAAGGCCACAAACACCACCATCTGGAATTGTTGAAGTTCCATCTCATGCTGTTAACTTTTCCCAAAGGTGA
- the LOC112194999 gene encoding transcription factor E2FA isoform X1 — translation MSGCARAPSRQPGPPPPPATGGGSQIVPPMRRHLVFESNKPPFFPPADYHQFSGGAQRPADQEPEAIVVRSPQFIRKGAVDNNEAENNDWTSSPGYNNMIQSPLQTPVSTTKAGRTNNRTKASKGKSGPQTPASNAGSPCPLTPAGSCRFDSSLGLLTKKFINLIKQAEDGILDLNKAAETLEVQKRRIYDITNVLEGIGLIEKKLKNRIRWKGFDASRPGDLDADLSILQGEVESLSLKERSLDDRIREMEEKLRDLSGDENNRKWLFVTEEDIKGLPCFQNETLIAIKAPHGTTLEVPDPDEAVDYPQRRYRIILRSTMGPIDVYLVSQFEEKFDDINGVEPPASFPIVSGSGSNEQSTTEMVNGQNRGKEIDPRAQQAQVDQTCSDVNASQEFGGGMMRIVPSDVDNDADYWLLSGVDVSITDMWRTDSAIEWNGEDMLNADFGLPDVSTPRPQTPPSGIVEVPSHAVNFSQR, via the exons ATGTCCGGCTGCGCTCGAGCTCCCAGCCGACAACCAgggccgccgccgccgccggccACTGGAGGCGGCAGCCAGATCGTGCCGCCGATGAGGCGCCACCTAGTGTTCGAGTCGAATAAGCCGCCGTTTTTTCCTCCGGCTGATTATCATCAATTTTCCGGGGGAGCTCAGAGGCCGGCGGACCAGGAGCCGGAAGCTATTGTTGTTCGATCTCCG CAATTTATAAGGAAGGGTGCAGTGGACAACAATGAAGCGGAGAACAACGATTGGACTAGCAGTCCAGGATATAATAATATGATTCAAAGTCCCCTTCAAACCCCTGTGTCTACTACAAAAGCAGGAAGGACAAACAACAGAACAAAGGCTTCAAAGGGCAAATCTGGGCCTCAGACACCTGCATCAAATGCTG GTTCTCCTTGTCCTCTTACTCCAGCTGGCAGCTGTCGTTTTGACAGTTCTCTAG GTCTATTGACAAAAAAATTCATCAATTTGATTAAGCAAGCAGAAGATGGAATCCTTGATCTAAACAAAGCAGCAGAAACTTTAGAG GTGCAGAAGAGGCGGATATATGACATCACAAATGTCTTGGAAGGCATAGGTCTCATAGAAAAGAAGCTCAAGAACAGAATACGTTGGAA GGGATTTGATGCTTCAAGGCCAGGAGATCTGGATGCTGATCTCTCTATATTACAG GGAGAAGTGGAAAGCCTATCTTTAAAAGAGCGCAGCTTAGATGACCGAATAAG AGAGATGGAAGAAAAGTTGAGGGATTTAAGTGGAGATGAAAACAACCGAAA GTGGCTTTTTGTGACTGAAGAAGACATTAAGGGCCTACCGTGCTTCCAG AATGAAACCCTGATAGCAATTAAAGCTCCACATGGAACCACCTTGGAAGTCCCAGATCCCGATGAA GCTGTCGACTATCCACAACGGAGATACAGGATAATACTTAGAAGCACAATGGGACCCATTGACGTGTACCTTGTCAG TCAATTTGAGGAGAAGTTTGATGACATCAATGGAGTTGAGCCACCTGCTAGCTTCCCAATTGTTTCTGGTTCTGGCTCTAATGAGCAATCAACAACAGAAATGGTCAATGGACAAAACAGAGGGAAGGAAATTGATCCTAGGGCGCAACAAGCTCAAGTTGATCAGACGTGCTCTGATGTAAATGCTTCTCAGGAGTTTGGTGGGGGAATGATGAGGATTGTTCCTTCTGATGTTGAT AATGATGCAGACTACTGGCTTTTGTCTGGTGTTGATGTTAGCATTACGGATATGTGGAGAACAGACT CAGCTATTGAATGGAATGGGGAAGACATGCTTAATGCTGATTTTGGACTGCCCGATGTAAGTACCCCAAGGCCACAAACACCACCATCTGGAATTGTTGAAGTTCCATCTCATGCTGTTAACTTTTCCCAAAGGTGA
- the LOC112193054 gene encoding putative F-box/FBD/LRR-repeat protein At5g44950 yields the protein MDHKQKLIATPTCRGQGVRAETMVDGFSNLPDGVTHQILSHLTITDVTRFGSVSKRCRQLHLSTPSLKFEGFSEANLSTLGNRLALLNALDGFMIRRGDVKLQTFRFRSFCGFEKSRIIEWIRNALRCNVEGLDFELGLVDLPLLFQSILRCATLRSLSVEMKYKYRFLTLPSSACFANIECLKLKNIHVVDEGFFRWISSSCKCIKELRLEGIEGISHLSIESSSLVSFSVVHPFQSDPLILSISAEKLVDLVIDWGFQNCKKVLNVTAPEVRYLKLEGNSLIHQKLGELRRLEKADLCLRPGGNDINMLSEFISSIRSVKVLILGEEILKALFQKGSRPAPLDNVRHLCIHVGYMLDDVVPAMVSILKGIPNLSTLYIKSFPIFIHLGSKSSGHNVAYWKLLDLAFVHQLEEVTIELPNGSNGIELASYLLEHAKSLKKMVIVHSPQQSSVERKLHITYKKSNLRAVLEEDQKRGTLERNSRRAFTRERI from the exons ATGGATCATAAGCAAAAGTTGATAGCAACTCCAACTTGTCGAGGTCAAGGAGTTCGCGCTGAGACCATGGTGGATGGATTCAGCAATCTTCCAGACGGTGTTACTCATCAGATTCTCTCACACCTCACTATAACAGACGTTACCCGTTTTGGCTCTGTGTCCAAAAGATGCAGACAACTTCATCTCTCAACTCCTTCATTGAAATTTGAAGGATTTTCGGAGGCGAATTTGTCTACCTTGGGCAACAGGTTAGCGCTGTTGAATGCTTTGGATGGTTTCATGATTCGTCGTGGGGATGTGAAGTTGCAAACCTTTCGTTTTCGTAGCTTCTGCGGATTCGAGAAGTCTCGTATCATCGAATGGATTCGCAATGCATTGCGGTGTAACGTTGAGGGGCTTGATTTTGAGCTTGGTTTAGTTGATTTGCCACTTTTGTTTCAGTCTATCTTACGTTGTGCAACTTTGAGGTCTTTGTCTGTGGAAATGAAGTATAAGTATAGGTTCCTTACATTACCCTCCTCGGCTTGTTTCGCTAATATTGAATGCTTGAAGCTGAAAAATATTCATGTAGTGGATGAGGGATTTTTCAGATGGATCTCATCCTCTTGCAAGTGCATTAAGGAATTACGTCTCGAAGGAATTGAGGGGATAAGTCATCTCTCAATTGAAAGTTCATCTTTAGTGTCGTTTAGTGTTGTGCATCCGTTTCAGTCGGATCCACTGATTCTCAGCATCTCTGCCGAGAAACTGGTAGACCTAGTTATTGACTGGGGATTTCAAAATTGCAAGAAGGTGTTGAATGTTACTGCTCCGGAAGTTAGATATTTGAAGTTAGAAGGGAATTCTTTGATTCACCAAAAACTTGGGGAATTGAGGCGTTTAGAAAAAGCTGATCTTTGTCTGAGACCTGGAGGGAATGACATTAACATGCTATCTGAGTTTATTAGCAGTATACGAAGTGTCAAAGTTCTTATTTTAGGGGAGGAGATCCTAAAG GCTCTTTTCCAGAAAGGATCCAGACCAGCACCTTTAGATAATGTTCGTCATCTGTGTATCCATGTCGGGTACATGCTTGATGATGTTGTTCCGGCAATGGTCTCTATCTTGAAAGGAATTCCTAATTTGAGTACTTTGTACATAAAGTCATTTCCAATCTTTATCCACCTTGGATCTAAA TCATCAGGACATAATGTGGCATATTGGAAATTGCTAGACCTTGCTTTTGTTCATCAACTGGAGGAGGTAACCATAGAGCTTCCTAATGGGTCTAATGGAATCGAATTAGCAAGCTATCTGCTCGAGCATGCTAAAAGTTTGAAGAAAATGGTGATTGTACATTCACCCCAACAATCTAGTGTTGAAAGGAAGTTGCATATAACATATAAGAAGTCCAATCTCAGAGCTGTCTTGGAGGAAGATCAAAAGAGAGGAACTTTGGAGCGAAATAGCAGAAGAGCTTTTACCAGAGAAAGGATATAG
- the LOC112194275 gene encoding F-box/kelch-repeat protein At3g06240 translates to MAEFIPEDVIVKVLERLPIKSLIRFTCVSKRWRFIILSDPQFAKTHYKVSCEHQTIRHRLLFNSPDKFGFDSLDSESPLSFGDNSCVRKVRIPFLKPGDILSMPRSCNGLVCAAVIVSLSPKILYHWYIWNPSTGFFKKLPDPSMNIVYLQYYGIGYLSATDDYKILKPREIFSSRANVWKTIEFPNLDELYLSSEGIRSNEALHWFHAGNADIVAFDLSIEEFRSMPLPTTFEHGCFIHLAASVGGCLCAFDLQNVKASGSIYMWVMREYGVADSWTKLFNFKVSSQPEDIRIWGPIFLGDTSIIFEFQIAIKEIDGGRIRMNDFKLIRSVHENAEKLETCASREFMIAYEETLLWLND, encoded by the coding sequence ATGGCGGAGTTCATACCCGAAGATGTGATAGTCAAAGTCCTGGAGAGGTTGCCGATCAAATCCTTAATCCGCTTCACCTGCGTTTCAAAGCGCTGGCGTTTCATCATATTGTCCGACCCACAATTTGCCAAAACCCATTACAAAGTATCTTGTGAGCACCAAACCATCCGCCACAGACTCCTCTTCAACAGCCCCGACAAGTTTGGATTTGATTCCCTTGATTCCGAGTCGCCGTTGTCGTTCGGAGACAATTCATGTGTGAGAAAGGTTAGAATCCCATTTTTGAAACCAGGCGACATTCTGAGTATGCCACGCTCCTGCAATGGTTTGGTATGTGCAGCAGTTATTGTCTCGTTGTCACCAAAGATTCTGTATCATTGGTATATTTGGAACCCATCAACTGGATTCTTTAAAAAATTACCTGATCCTTCCATGAATATTGTGTATCTACAATATTATGGTATTGGCTATTTGTCAGCCACTGATGACTACAAAATTCTCAAACCCAGGGAGATATTCTCATCGAGAGCTAACGTTTGGAAGACCATTGAGTTCCCTAATTTGGATGAATTATACTTATCGAGTGAGGGGATTCGTTCAAATGAAGCACTCCATTGGTTCCACGCAGGTAATGCGGATATTGTTGCTTTTGATCTGTCAATTGAAGAATTCCGATCAATGCCACTACCTACTACTTTTGAGCACGGGTGTTTCATACATCTGGCGGCTTCTGTTGGAGGATGCCTGTGTGCGTTTGATTTACAAAACGTTAAGGCTAGTGGCTCTATCTATATGTGGGTCATGAGAGAATATGGGGTGGCCGACTCCTGGACTAAGCTCTTCAACTTTAAGGTCTCCAGTCAGCCCGAGGATATACGTATTTGGGGGCCGATATTCCTTGGGGACACTAGTATAATTTTTGAGTTTCAGATTGCGATTAAAGAGATTGATGGTGGCAGGATACGTATGAATGATTTCAAGTTGATAAGGAGTGTTCATGAGAACGCAGAGAAGCTTGAAACGTGTGCCTCGCGAGAGTTCATGATTGCATATGAAGAGACCCTACTTTGGCTAAACGATTGA